In Glycine max cultivar Williams 82 chromosome 15, Glycine_max_v4.0, whole genome shotgun sequence, the DNA window GCTTGTTTAGTTGGTTCCTTTTGATGTCATGGTGGCATTGTGATGCAAAATGTGTGTGAGCTCATACTGAGAAGGAGCTCATCTGCTAAGTCCATTTGAAGAGGATGTATGGAAGGGCATCATCAGGTCTTGATAGGTTTAAGAAGGCTCAGAGCTTGGAACCATTCTCTGTTTCTGTCAACTCTTCTTCCAGAAATGGTGCCCAACCCTCTACTAAAGTAGTTGACCCTTCCTCTGCTTTGCCTCCGCTGTCTCAGGCTTCTGCCAACCAACCCCAACAACATGCTTCTCAGAAGACTGTAGGAGTGGAGGCGGCTCCATTGTTGGGGCAGAATCAGCAGGCGACTCAGGTTGGGGGAGGGCAGTCGACGTGGCAGCCGCCGGATTGGGCGATCGAGCCACGGCCAGGTGTTTTTTACCTGGAGGTTTTGAAGGATGGCCAGGTGCTAGACCAGATTAATCTGGACAGACGGAGGAATATCTTTGGGAGGCAAATCCAGACCTGTGATTTTGTGCTTGATCATCAATCTGTCTCTCGCCAACATGCTGCAGTTATTCCTCACAAGAATGGGAGGTTAGAACTTTGCTCTCTCAtctttaatattactagattggAATCACTACTTCTTGATATAAATATCAGTATCATTGTCTCAAAACTTAAGTATTCAAACAAGTTAATTTCTCTTGATTAGCTATCCTAAAAAATGAAGATAGTTTAGGAGCCACTTCAATCCTTCCAAgatattaaactattttttttatcataaaattaggAATGATGATTTGGTGAACCACGTGGGACTTTGATAGGAAAATAAACCATAATCTTTCTTGATTGAGTGAGTGGCAGACACATGGCATGCTTTTGGAGTTCACAGATTAGTTATTCTCTTTTTGGGTGTAAATAAGTCCTATGAAACTTTAAAATCTCTTGCAAATTATGAATCATTGGCattgacaactttttatttattatagcaTATATGTAATTGATTTGGGATCTGCACATGGTACATTTGTTGCAAATGAGCGGTTGACCAAGGATTCGCCAGTTGAGCTTGAAGTGGGACAATCGTTGCGATTTGCTGCATCAACAAGAGCGTACATATTAAGAAAGAATGATGCAGCTCTTTTCCCTCGGCCTCCACCACCAACAGAGATTAATTTCCCACCGCCTCCTGACCCATCTGATGAAGAAGCTGTTGTAGCGTATAATACGCTACTGAATCGTTATGGCATCAACAAAGCTGATCTGGTGTCCAAACCTGGTGAGTCTGGTAGTTCAGTAAGTGGCAAAAATAAAGATTACCAATCTGAAAGACCAGCTAAGAGAATTAGGAAAACAAGAGTTGCCTTCAGGGATCAAGTTGGGGGAGAGTTAGTTGAGGTTGTTGGAATTTCAGATGGTGCAGATGTAGAAACAGAACCTGGTCCAGTTGGTGTTAAAGAAGGAAGTTTAGTTGGTAAATATGAATCTCTTGTACAGATTACTGTAATACCAAAGGGGAAAGAGCAGTCCTCTGTCAAGGAGGCAGATTCATCCCCAAAAGGTGTGACTGATAAACTACAAGAAGTCTTGAAAAAGATCAAAACCCCAGTCAAAACTGGGATTTATGATGACCTATATGGAGAATCATTATCTGTCAAAGTTGGATCTTCCTGGGCATATTCACCTGCACTCGGAACTGGTGAACGGGCTCCAGATAAGGAGGATGGTGCGGGGAGCGGAAAGTCAGAGAGTAATCCTAATGCTGTTGATGGAGACGATGATGATTTGTTTGGGTGACCATTGAACTTATACAGACTGGGTTGTGAGATAAATTTGTAGTAGTTCTGTTTGAGTTTGACATCGTAGGGAGTTGAAAAGATGCAAAATATTATGTTGCATGCTTCTTTTGTCCTCGGGAGTTAATTGTTCCTTCCAACGAATCCATGATTATTGATGTTTTCCGCTGCATGCCCCCACTTACTCTAA includes these proteins:
- the LOC100783216 gene encoding protein phosphatase 1 regulatory inhibitor subunit PPP1R8 homolog, producing MYGRASSGLDRFKKAQSLEPFSVSVNSSSRNGAQPSTKVVDPSSALPPLSQASANQPQQHASQKTVGVEAAPLLGQNQQATQVGGGQSTWQPPDWAIEPRPGVFYLEVLKDGQVLDQINLDRRRNIFGRQIQTCDFVLDHQSVSRQHAAVIPHKNGSIYVIDLGSAHGTFVANERLTKDSPVELEVGQSLRFAASTRAYILRKNDAALFPRPPPPTEINFPPPPDPSDEEAVVAYNTLLNRYGINKADLVSKPGESGSSVSGKNKDYQSERPAKRIRKTRVAFRDQVGGELVEVVGISDGADVETEPGPVGVKEGSLVGKYESLVQITVIPKGKEQSSVKEADSSPKGVTDKLQEVLKKIKTPVKTGIYDDLYGESLSVKVGSSWAYSPALGTGERAPDKEDGAGSGKSESNPNAVDGDDDDLFG